One window of Salvelinus fontinalis isolate EN_2023a unplaced genomic scaffold, ASM2944872v1 scaffold_0787, whole genome shotgun sequence genomic DNA carries:
- the LOC129847341 gene encoding cyclin-dependent kinase 4 inhibitor B-like produces the protein MTMPLEDDLASAAATGNTDRVKILLQSGVDVNGVNCFGRTPLQVMMMGSSPVAQLLLMKGADPNIADRHTGTTPLHDAARMGFLDTVEILVQFLADPNSRDNRNCRPIDLARESGHHNVVAFLQAL, from the exons ATGACGATGCCACTCGAGGATGATCTAGCCTCAGCAGCGGCGACTGGCAACACCGATCGTGTTAAAATTCTATTACAAAGTGGAGTGGACGTCAACGGTGTAAACTGCTTTGGACGGACACCTCTGCAG GTGATGATGATGGGCAGTTCACCAGTGGCGCAGTTGTTACTAATGAAAGGAGCGGATCCTAATATcgcagaccgacacactgggacAACGCCGTTACACGATGCCGCCAGGATGGGCTTTTTGGACACGGTAGAGATCCTTGTCCAATTCCTCGCCGATCCGAATAGCCGGGACAATAGGAACTGCCGGCCAATCGATTTGGCGAGAGAAAGTGGACATCATAATGTCGTTGCGTTTCTGCAGGCTTTGTGA